A region of Porites lutea chromosome 13, jaPorLute2.1, whole genome shotgun sequence DNA encodes the following proteins:
- the LOC140922255 gene encoding uncharacterized protein has protein sequence MTQQTDLYFFDQCFRRRKYKRYRKPQELLPFSLRLTGLSGAVKVEAYLKQQQQKAGEGKEGFNKVSVAEKDNEAESPSRAGLIRKDQDVDFEGVKKFHGGKPFNLPDIAARGVHSPPAIRSYEQLEGDDEEEDTQRFLFEENKFAAPNLLAQLGRLIDHIHEVQLEELEEVQSSSGHFNSRSATPVPEEEQSLISETIRSGGVFIPLPDDLHKKLRGNFEELSANVVYVRREWQTTSYREQAILKKRLGIMSDSQTNVDMAKSPDKSTVSGEQIKTNDDIKASAPKGSESKDFTKRKQSTVGESTSKIDSTDDHRRESLLGVNTPDLSTSHTEFPSRRESSSRLSFITSRSKTRLERFKVFTDKVSSEKRRTATGSHFDEDEENQKDLSDVHSGHGTSGQPTVINFSLLSKTCEEKGWILHQDSASDLERQTLLEWARARLQQAIREKEEMNEKAKELGVDGPLVTKYYGDTQREAAMKYKKGVSWAKRWKNLSDEDKRPKFLTSLPDGTSYCYYPSGRVAICAIYPGPNIAGRYTIVYGDSVDNPMLAIFVPAGQGCCFHKNGSIRFVSTTKFGAVMEDDGKVEQKWKWPLGRLQTTVVVQLNNFISLRCVSQVGITLYFNCQNETTKFPVGMAQGAKPVKLTELGYLQTSTKFSSNAALQSMKPKVKKREEKRRRRTQKLKHVETISEELLEQRLQELEEKFPERKELDLDAPWQMDLLKLQRKVKGLIYDWMEHYRVAVGISPPFRISSRAKRRSMSHSARSMPGALPSAVQAAKSIFRRSPSAPPVSHRQGTSRDRPSVQFRIRPHSSAEKAKIGVRGEDIKGVTIEVPTGEMLGSRIASKATSAISGYSPTVANSRTPFRCGVIQQARASTPPRCGCPVALRAEMRGEKDPQCRCDRRKIPLVTDLEYDAFITDHVPRTQLLVVSVTSSLYPDANPCDSMLDQLFHEKNRNRSLPCVQAQNDPFRLVRYDISSASLGCADQSQPLLLRRHNAVPGLFLMYTGGRLLFADHIFNGYGNAKKDFLKQIMRSRKDALEGKSLPSDFRLSPTRGRSGPRAAWGGEIGGVKITQRALSKSPLVGEVEVFQSSTRLDSANTVGSVSSASIEIRGGSSSAASFVNLGLSIDSPFPMHTRKWVASNETIPEHRRVQTSAW, from the exons ATGACTCAACAAACGGATCTCTACTTCTTCGATCAGTGTTTCAGACGTCGAAAATACAAGCGCTATCGAAAACCTCAAGAGCTGTTGCCGTTTTCATTAAGACTCACGGGACTTAGTGGAGCTGTTAAAGTCGAAGCTtatcttaaacaacaacaacaaaaagctgGAGAAGGAAAAGAAGGCTTCAATAAGGTTTCTGTGGCCGAGAAAGACAATGAAGCCGAGTCGCCATCTCGTGCAGGCCTGATTCGTAAGGATCAAGATGTTGATTTTGAAGGTGTAAAAAAATTTCACGGTGGAAAACCGTTTAACTTACCGGATATTGCAGCTCGTGGTGTTCATTCACCACCAGCAATAAGGAGCTATGAGCAGCTAGAGGGAGACGACGAAGAGGAGGATACACAGAGGTTCTTGTTCGAGGAAAATAAATTCGCGGCACCGAATCTGTTAGCGCAACTTGGACGATTAATTGATCACATACACGAGGTACAGTTGGAAGAATTAGAAGAGGTTCAGTCTAGTAGTGGTCACTTTAATAGCAGATCTGCGACACCCGTGCCCGAGGAAGAACAAAGTTTGATCTCTGAAACTATTCGCAGTGGAGGCGTCTTTATCCCACTACCAGACGATTTGCATAAGAAGCTGCGAGGAAACTTCGAGGAACTATCCGCCAATGTTGTGTATGTTCGCCGAGAATGGCAAACGACAAGTTATAGAGAGCAGGCAATTTTAAAGAAACGACTGGGTATCATGAGTGACTCACAAACGAATGTAGATATGGCTAAGAGTCCTGATAAAAGTACAGTATCAGGAGAGCAAATCAAAACAAATGATGATATTAAGGCATCTGCACCTAAAGGATCCGAGTCAAAAGATTTCACTAAACGAAAACAATCAACTGTCGGTGAGTCTACTTCAAAGATCGATTCTACCGATGATCACAGGAGAGAATCGCTTCTTGGTGTAAATACTCCAGACCTTAGTACGAGTCATACTGAGTTTCCAAGCCGTCGTGAATCATCATCGCGACTTTCGTTCATTACAAGTCGTTCTAAGACTCGGTTAGAAAGGTTCAAGGTATTTACGGATAAGGTTTCATCTG AGAAAAGAAGAACTGCAACTGGAAGTCACTTTGACGAGGatgaagaaaatcaaaaagaTTTATCTGATG ttcATTCTGGTCATGGTACCTCAGGGCAGCCAACTGTTATTAACTTCTCTCTTCTCTCAAAAACCTGTGAGGAAAAAG GTTGGATTCTGCATCAAGATAGTGCAAGTGACCTTGAAAGACAAACATTGTTAGAATGGGCGCGAGCTAGGCTACAGCAAGCTATAAGAGAAAA GGAAGAGATGAACGAGAAAGCAAAGGAACTTGGTGTAGATGGCCCTCTAGTTACTAAATACTATGGAGACACTCAGAGGGAAGCTGCTATGAAGTACAAGAAGGGTGTGTCATGGGCCAAGAGGTGGAAGAACCTCTCAGATGAGGACAAGAGACCAAAGTTTCTCACCAGCTTACCAGATGGCACCTCTTATTGCTA CTACCCTTCTGGCAGAGTGGCTATATGTGCCATATACCCTGGTCCTAATATTGCTGGGAGATACACTATAGTGTATGGAGACTCTGTTGACAATCCAATGTTAGCAATTTTTGTTCCAGCAGGACAAGGCTGCTGTTTCCACAAGAATGGAAGCATTAG ATTTGTTTCAACCACTAAATTTGGAGCTGTCATGGAGGAT GATGGCAAAGTGGAACAGAAGTGGAAATGGCCTCTTGGAAGACTTCAAACAACTGTTGTAGTACAG CTAAATAACTTCATATCTCTCCGTTGCGTCAGCCAAGTCGGGATAACACTGTATTTCAACTGTCAGAATGAGACAACTAAGTTTCCTGTTGGAATGGCACAAGGAGCAAAACCAGTTAAACTAACAGAGTTG GGTTATCTGCAGACATCTACGAAATTTTCTTCAAATGCAGCGCTACAG TCAATGAAGCCAAAAGtgaagaaaagagaagaaaagagaagGCGGCGGACGCAG AAACTGAAACATGTAGAAACCATTAGTGAGGAGTTGCTTGAACAGCGCCTACAGGAGTTAGAGGAGAAATTTCCTGAGAGAAAAGAGTTGGATCTGGATGCGCCATGGCAGATGGATCTTTTAAAACTGCAACGTAAAGTCAA GGGTTTGATCTATGACTGGATGGAACATTACCGAGTCGCTGTCGGTATATCTCCCCCTTTCCGCATCTCTTCACGTGCTAAGCGTCGCTCCATGTCTCACTCTGCTCGATCCATGCCCGGTGCCCTTCCTTCCGCGGTCCAGGCAGCAAAGAGCATTTTTCGGCGATCTCCGTCGGCCCCTCCTGTGTCTCACCGTCAGGGAACATCTCGGGACCGTCCAAGTGTACAGTTTCGTATTCGTCCGCATAGCTCCGCGGAGAAAGCAAAGATTGGAGTAAGAGGAGAAGATATCAAAGGTGTTACAATTGAAGTACCCACTGGTGAGATGCTGGGATCAAGAATTGCCAGTAAAGCCACCTCAGCAATATCTGG CTATAGTCCAACAGTGGCCAACTCACGGACACCGTTCCGCTGTGGGGTGATACAGCAGGCACGTGCTTCCACGCCTCCCAGGTGTGGTTGCCCTGT CGCTCTGAGAGCCGAGATGAGGGGAGAAAAGGATCCTCAATGCAG ATGTGATCGTCGTAAAATCCCGCTTGTCACGGACCTAGAATACGATGCATTTATTACCGACCATGTTCCTCGCACACAGCTCCTCGTGGTCAGCGTCACTTCATCACT CTATCCTGATGCAAACCCCTGTGACAGTATGCTGGATCAACTATTTCATGAAAAGAACCGCAATCGATCTCTGCCTTGTGTTCAG GCCCAAAATGATCCATTCCGCTTGGTGCGTTACGACATCTCGTCAGCCTCACTTGGATGTGCTGATCAGTCCCAGCCCCTACTCCTCAGAAGACATAACGCTGTACCAGGACTGTTTTTG ATGTACACTGGGGGTAGGCTTCTGTTTGCTGATCATATATTCAACGGCTATGGAAATGCTAAGAAAGATTTTCTCAAACAG ATCATGAGGTCAAGAAAAGACGCTTTGGAAGGAAAATCTCTCCCATCAGACTTCCGCCTGAGCCCTACGCGCGGTCGATCCGGCCCGAGAGCAGCCTGGGGTGGAGAAATAGGTGGTGTGAAGATTACACAGCGTGCATTATCCAAAAGTCCATTAGTAGGTGAAGTTGAAGTCTTTCAGAGTAGTACAAGACTCGATTCTGCCAATACTGTTGGGTCTGTAAGCTCTGCTTCGATTGAAATCAG GGGTGGTAGTAGTTCTGCTGCGAGTTTTGTTAATCT
- the LOC140923524 gene encoding leucine-rich repeat and guanylate kinase domain-containing protein-like, which yields MTARSDSGNKDAGGSEKTEETCSVHTSFEKNDVGNNQAVVESRSNGIENLPEGTSLEVEEDQEPEEDEFEEMIAEGLSQLGRSADGTLQVYLNLFLPGCGLTDITCLQEYVHLQTVVLSHNSLTDLNPLGSMPYLVSLDVSHNQLSSVLDFSPPLGLREVNLSHNCIETLPDLSAHHCLTTLILDSNYISEIQGLSNCYRLSHLSLMNNKITRIANLDHLPLKFLNLSNNNIKKIENLETLKYLEVINLSRNSIRSMKGLQNHKLLQEIDLEENQIIDIAEVRYIRELSLLRNLNFLDNPIQGMPDYRLSLLFRIQSLTELDRSKVSVEEKVAAVNMFNPPPEVVAAHDHMFHVTKSLIQATRIHDSTLPSVDTPYPMLILCGPPGSGKRYLARRLCQEFPDFFGFGICHTTRSPRTKEENLEDYFFVTQEEFEQGVVMGKFLQTCQLAGNWYGVTREAVENVAREGLAAVFHMDLQGVLSFKNTYFEPRYVLVVPVSKEIHVARLRERGDYAEPMLLQSLERADTCLHHNRDNPGFFDMAISSDDLSDAYKRLKRLIMEYLGMSPPSTVHSDLFSGSMTSVDTSQSQDTFQQADKSGTSQTTSITVNMAARTWSRPSDSSTLPSKGIKLKQQRTPVEILSLERRQTKAKAAVAGIHQVSLEQFMTSRQAVSASLKPSTAHFSSSGVKRSTSEPLNFNPSLASMVANASSQNEARDAGLESNISESDEDQESASSIISSARAYSDNGVQSPRDSDEQEGEDSRDLLDFIPTETLDSQETASAPFSGVFGQVEIANSI from the exons ATGACCGCAAGGAGTGACAGCGGAAATAAGGATGCTGGCGGTTCAGAAAAGACCGAAGAAACTTGTTCTGTACACACTAGTTTTGAAAAGAATGATGTGGGTAACAACCAAGCTGTTGTAGAATCGCGTTCTAATGGGATCGAAAATCTTCCTGAAGGTACAAGTTTGGAAGTTGAAGAAGACCAG GAACCCGAAGAGGATGAGTTTGAAGAGATGATAGCTGAAGGACTGTCCCAGTTGGGAAGATCGGCTGATGGAACTCTTCAAGTTTATCTTAATCTCTTCCTTCCT GGATGTGGACTGACAGATATTACGTGCCTACAAGAATATGTTCACTTACAAACTGTAGTTCTTTCACACAATTCTCTTACAG ATTTAAATCCATTAGGCAGCATGCCATATTTGGTATCACTTGATGTATCACACAATCAACTCAGCTCTGTTTTAGATTTCTCTCCTCCACTTGGTCTGAGG GAGGTGAACCTGTCTCACAACTGTATAGAAACACTTCCTGATCTTTCAGCTCATCATTGCTTGACAACTCTAATACTGGACT CCAATTACATATCAGAGATCCAGGGTTTGTCTAACTGTTATCGTCTGTCACATCTGAGCCTAATGAATAACAAGATCACTCGAATTGCCAACCTTGACCATCTACCTCTGAAATTCTTGAATCTG aGTAACAATAATAtcaagaaaattgaaaatttagaAACCTTAAAATACCTAGAG GTTATTAATTTGTCAAGGAACAGTATTAGAAGCATGAAAGGTCTTCAGAACCATAAATTACTACAAGAGATTGACCTGGAGGAAAACCAG ATAATTGACATAGCTGAAGTAAGGTACATCAGAGAACTGAGTTTGCTGCGGAACCTGAATTTCCTTGATAACCCAATACAG GGTATGCCAGACTACAGACTTTCCTTGTTATTTAGAATACAAAGTCTGACGGAGTTGGATCGCTCCAAAGTCTCAGTCGAAGAAAAG GTTGCTGCTGTCAACATGTTTAATCCTCCCCCAGAGGTTGTAGCAGCACATGATCATATGTTTCACGTGACCAAGTCTCTTATCCAGGCCACAAGAATTCATGACAG TACCCTCCCGAGTGTGGATACACCATATCCTATGTTAATCTTGTGCGGTCCCCCCGGGTCTGGCAAACGATATCTGGCTAGAAGACTTTGTCAAGAGTTTCCAGACTTCTTCGGCTTTGG CATCTGTCACACAACAAGATCGCCTCGTACCAAGGAAGAAAATCTTGAAGATTATTTTTTCGTAACGCAAGAAGAATTTGAACAAGGGGTAGTGATG GGCAAGTTCCTTCAGACTTGCCAGCTAGCGGGAAACTGGTACGGAGTCACGAGAGAGGCCGTGGAAAATGTGGCCCGCGAGGGACTTGCTGCAGTGTTTCATATGGACTTACAG GGGGTCTTGAGTTTCAAGAACACCTATTTTGAACCAAGATATGTTTTGGTGGTTCCTGTATCAAAGGAG ATTCATGTCGCCCGCCTCCGTGAACGCGGTGATTATGCAGAGCCTATGTTACTCCAATCATTAGAGCGAGCTGATACGTGTCTACACCACAACAGAGATAACCCTGGTTTCTTTGACATGGCTATAAGCAGCG ATGACCTTAGCGACGCTTATAAGCGCCTTAAACGTCTTATTATGGAATACTTGGGCATGTCACCTCCGTCAACAGTGCATTCCGATCTGTTCAGCGGTAGCATGACATCGGTTGATACCAGCCAATCACAAGACACCTTTCAACAAGCTGATAAATCTGGTACCAGTCAAACTACAAGTATCACGGTCAACATGGCAGCGAGAACCTGGTCACGTCCATCCGACTCCTCCACCCTACCCTCCAAGGGCATTAAATTGAAGCAGCAAAGGACACCAGTG GAAATCCTGTCACTTGAGCGTCGACAGACCAAAGCCAAAGCGGCAGTGGCGGGAATTCATCAGGTTTCACTGGAGCAATTTATGACTTCAAG ACAAGCAGTTTCAGCCAGTTTGAAGCCATCAACAGCGCACTTTTCCTCTTCCGGGGTCAAACGCTCCACATCAGAACCTCTCAATTTCAACCCCTCATTAGCCTCCATGGTCGCAAACGCCAGCAGTCAAAATGAGGCGAGAGACGCGGGACTGGAATCGAACATCTCTGAATCGGACGAGGATCAGGAATCCGCTTCATCCATCATATCTTCTGCGCGTGCGTACTCTGATAACGGAGTCCAGTCTCCAAGAGACTCGGACGAGCAAGAAGGGGAAGACTCGAGAGACTTGCTGGATTTCATTCCAACGGAGACACTTGACTCACAAGAAACCGCTTCTGCTCCATTCTCGGGTGTTTTTGGTCAAGTAGAAATTGCCAATTCTATATAA